A single region of the Palaemon carinicauda isolate YSFRI2023 chromosome 17, ASM3689809v2, whole genome shotgun sequence genome encodes:
- the LOC137656425 gene encoding zinc finger BED domain-containing protein 5-like, which translates to MGDQTKVFTITNERQPVTSWSLKTDWWRGDSGRGEHYKTGQLGRALSSTTCSNVILRHDADKKDRDQSYFQRLGENVKRQRMYKTGQIYQKGAGIVKASYEVALLVAKNMKAHTIAESLIMPAAKILVRHVIGEEAVAKMESVSVSNNTV; encoded by the exons atgggcgatcagactaaagtcttcaccATCACCAATGAGCGTCAGCCAGTGACGTCATGGTCACTGAAAACTGATTGGTGGAGAGGCGATTCCGGGCGAGGAGAGCATTACAAGACGGGGCAGTTAGGAAGAGCACTCAGCAGTACAA CCTGCTCAAACGTCATCTTGAGACATGACGCAGACAAGAAGGACCGAGATCAGAGCTACTTCCAGCGACTTGGCGAGAACGTGAAGCGGCAGCGCATGTACAAGACTGGCCAGATCTACCAGAAGGGAGCAGGAATTGTGAAAGCATCCTATGAAGTCGCTCTCCTGGTAGCTAAAAACATGAAAGCGCATACCATTGCAGAGTCTCTCATCATGCCAGCGGCAAAGATCTTGGTCAGGCACGTGATTGGAGAGGAGGCTGTGGCGAAGATGGAGAGTGTTTCCGTCTCTAACAACACTGTATAA